A segment of the Ipomoea triloba cultivar NCNSP0323 chromosome 1, ASM357664v1 genome:
AGCTTCATTATATGGCGGTGGAGGAGGTGCAGCATTACTCGTGGGTCGATTGGGAACAGTTTCGTTACCGTGACGCTCTGATAACATCTATACATAGCGGTCCAACAAACAATAAATGTGTACTGAACTTTAAGACAGACATCCTTAGCTACAAAAACATACTCCGTACTAAATAGACTATACCTCTGCCTCGAGCTGATCGAGTATCTGAAGAACCCGTTGATGATAACTATATTCCGCCTCAACCTTGaacgaaaaatataagaaaagaggggtttcaactttcaaaattcaaataacaGTTTCTTAGATTGGCATATGGAAGAAAACTTAGAGGACAGTATTACCATGGCTATGAGTCGCTGAAGGGTCAATCTTTGTTGTTGAGCTTCGACAGCAGCCATTGCAGCAGAAGCTTCTTTCCCCAATTTCCCCATATTTGACTTTAGTTCGTGAAGCTTTGTTTCTGCAGATTCCAACTTGGACATATAATCTGGATTGCCATTAGATTCCCTCGCTTTAGCTTGACGCCTGGAAACTTCAATAGCCTGGACAGGCCGAAAGAAGGTAGGCATAACTACAGAACTTGACAATACTGCAAGTAGTTTGCTGATTacttaaatttaaaacaaaCAGTACCAATAGCGGAAATCACGTAGGAAAATAGGCCTATCCCAATTAAGAGAACCAATGGAGATCGGTAGAACAAAATGCATTAAGTTAACACACACGATGGACTTCGGAAACTGACTTTTAATCCAAATGTTACCTGGGATTCGGCTTCCTGCCTCACTCTATCGTACCGTTGAGCAAGATGTCGAGCATCCTCCAAAGGAGCTCCCACAACCATTGCTCTTAAAGGCTCAGCAACCTGAAGTGGTGAAAAGAATCAAAACAGATTTACAATCCCGCTCACCAATTTTCACGACAAAAAGCAATTAAGGATAAGAATCTAGTATAAATTATCTAGAAGCTTAtgataaaacaaacaaataagaaGGTAACCTAGCAACTATCATGAAAGATTTGAAGGCAAAAATCAGTTCAATAACTGAATAAGATACGCTCAAATTAAACCTGTGTTCCAAATGCCTTGAGTAGATTATCttgttccttttcaatttgagccCGAGCTACGCTATAACTTAGTGCAGCTTTGGATAGTGTACTACTGCTGGTACAAGTGTTTTCACCTCCGTATTTTCTGGCATCTTCAGACAACTTAGTACCTGTAAAGAAACTTGGACATTACTATATTAGCAACTGTTTATGATGTTAAATTTCACGATATCAGTAACTCACCAATTTCAATTTGCTTTGATCCAGTGACAATGTAACCTTCCACACCTCGAACAATATCCCTTTGGAAGTGCTGTCATCAGCAAATAGCATAATAAACCAAACAAAAGCGGGAACGAAAAAAAGGAATTAGTAAATTAAAGTAAAACCTAATTCAAGGAGAGAAAATAGCACAACCTTTCCAGCACGAGTCGAAATGTAAAGCTTTTCAAGTCTCTGATGCTGCTGCAGCTCTGCTTCATTAGTGACACCATTGTCTGAGCCTCCAAGCCCACCAGAAAACCTCTTGAACACTTCCtaaaatgaaaattatgaaCATCTAAACCTTTATCCTCAAAATCTATACTTTATTGAGTCATAGAGAGCACTATattccattaaaaatattaacttcTTGTTCTTCTTATTCAATCTCACCCCTATTAAGTCTTGTTTAGATATGCTAAAATAACACATTATACACCTTAATCCATCAAAATGGAAGGTTAACCAAAAAGACAGAACCttttttttctaatgaaaaatataaaagattcGATTGGAATTAGGAAAAAAACGAAATTTGAACAGAACAAT
Coding sequences within it:
- the LOC116013724 gene encoding SH3 domain-containing protein 2-like → MEAIRKQATKLREQVAKQQQEVFKRFSGGLGGSDNGVTNEAELQQHQRLEKLYISTRAGKHFQRDIVRGVEGYIVTGSKQIEIGTKLSEDARKYGGENTCTSSSTLSKAALSYSVARAQIEKEQDNLLKAFGTQVAEPLRAMVVGAPLEDARHLAQRYDRVRQEAESQAIEVSRRQAKARESNGNPDYMSKLESAETKLHELKSNMGKLGKEASAAMAAVEAQQQRLTLQRLIAMVEAEYSYHQRVLQILDQLEAEMLSERHGNETVPNRPTSNAAPPPPPYNEASGGFSSQVYDTSADGASYFLGEVMHPYRAESDVELTLSVGDYIVVRKVLNNGWAEGECKGKAGWFPVGYVERRERVLASKVAEVF